Within the Arthrobacter sp. UKPF54-2 genome, the region AGAGCTACCGCGCAGGCTACGTCTCGGCGGAGAGCGCCAAGGAACACCTCGTGCCCGGACCCGACGGTCGCCCGCCCCTCCGTCTTGTCTCATCGAATAACGGCCTCGACCTCGCACTGCCCAGTGGCCAACTTGTGGACTACAAGACCCTGGCCCTCCGTCACTTCAGTATCTTCGCGTTCCGTGTGGTGGGGACGGGCTACTACGACGACGAGGACAAGCCCCGACGTTTCCGGAACGGCCAGCGGCTGGGCATCTTGCGCGAACCGGGCAACGAGTACGACCCGAACGCCGTCGCCCTCACGGCCGGCCGACCCGCCGCCAAGATCGGCTACGTCAACAAGCAACGCGCCAAATGGGTGGCCGAGATGCTCGACTCCGGCCAAGAGCTGTCTGCAATAGTCATCCAGACGAAGTCATCCCCGCGCGCCCTCATCACGACGCCCGAGATGCTCGAGTACCTCCAACGCGACTGACCGCATGTAGTGGGGCCGGCAGCCAGCAGCCGGCCCCACTGACTAGGACGCGGACAGGTCCAGCACGGCGAACGCGGACGGCACCTTGACGCCGAACCCAAGGCGGGACTCGACGCGCATCTTGGCCTGGTTCTTGTCGAACAGGGGCCCGGACGTATCGACGGCCATCGTTGCCTCCTCGCGGACCGCGACGACCGCGCGCGACCAGTCCGCGAGGATGGCCCGCCCGGCAGGAACGGCCGGCGACACGATCCGAGGAATGCGCCAGATGTTCGGAGCCGAGCCCGCGGCCGGATCACCGAGGAGGAACTTCCCGGTAGCGCCGCCGTCGCGCAGCTGCAGCCGGCACCGCGCCCGCCGCCGGCAAGGTCCGGAGCAGCAACCCGCCCAGGTACGAGGCCGCCCCAATGCGAGGCCCCCTGAAGCCCCTCGAGCATCGGCCACATTCACACCGTGCTGTCTGCCGTCCTGGCGTGGGCAGTCGAAACGGACCGGATCAGCCGCAACCCCGCAGCGGGTGTCCGTCTGCCACGAGTCGCCGCCCCGGAGCAGGTCTATCTCAGCCACGCCCAGGTGGCAGAACTCGCCACCGCCGCGGAGGAGCTCACCGGACGCACCACGGACGGAACGCTCGTCCGGTTCCTCGCCTACACCGGCCTGCGAATCAATGAGGCGCTGGCCCTCAAAGTCTCCGCTCTCGACCTCATGCGAGCCCGCGCCGCCGTCGTCGCTACGTGGACGCTCGACAGGGTCGGCAAAAAGGTGCTCGGAACGCCCAAGACCCACGAGAAACGAGCCGTGCCGCTGCCCCGTTTCCTCGTCGCCGAGCTCCAGGAGCTCACCGCCGGCCAGTCGCAGGACGCCCACGTATTCCAGACGCCCACCGGAGAGGCGCTGAACGACCACAACTGGCGAAACCGCGTCTTCAATCTCGCCGCCCACGACGCCGACCTCGACGGCCTAGGCGTCACCCCGCACAAGCTACGCCACACCGCGGCCAGCGCGGCAATCGGGGCCGGGGCCGACGTCAAAGTCGTCCAGCTCATGCTGGGACACAAAGACGCCACGGAAACTCTCAACACCTACGGCCACCTTTGGCCGGACCGGCTCGACGAAGTCTCCGCAGCCCTCGAAACAGCCAGGACGTCCGCCCTCGACGCCACCGGCAATGTCTCCGGAATGTACCCACGGACCGCATAACGCCCACCCCGAAGCGGGGTTATAGGACAAAATGTGTGTCTGCGTGAGGCCTGCTTCCTAGTGCCGGGGCGGTAATGCGGGGTTTGCTATGCCCTGAGACTCGTAGTTGTGGCTGGTGCTGGGAATTCCTCGCGTTGTGTGCTCTGTGGTTCTGGACTCAAGCGGAACGGTAAGACCTCCGCCGGGCGGACCCGGTGGAGATGTACGGGGTGCGGTGCGAGCAGCACCAGGACCCGGCCCGATGTGGAACGCCGGGCCCAACTGGGCGCCTTTCTCGGCTGGCTCATGGGCAAGAGCTCCCAGGTCGAGTGTGTCCGGGAAGGCGCCGACCGGTCCTTCCGCCGCCGGACGGGCTGGTGCTGGAATATCGCCCCACAGATTCCCGTCACCGGCGAGGTCCACGACCAGATCCAGGTCGACGGGATTTACGTCGGCTCGTGGTGCTGCCTGATCGCGGTCGCCGGCGATTACGTCCTCGGGTGGCAATGGTGCGACACCGAGAAAAAGGCTGCGTGGGCGGCCCTGCTGGCAAGGTTCCCCGCGCCCACGGTCGTGATCACCGACGGCGGCGCCGGGATTGCCGCCGCCCTGTCTGAATGCTGGTCCGAGACCGCGGTCCAGCGCTGCCAGGTGCACGTCCAACGCAACGTCCGCACCTACCTGACCGGCCGGCCCAGAACCGAGGCCGGCAAAGCGCTCCTGCGCCTTGGCCGTGCCCTGACCAGAATCACCACGGCGACCGAAGCCGCGGCCTGGCTCGGAGGCCTGAACGACTGGTATCAGGACCACGGGCACCTCGTCCGGGCCAGGACCTACCGCAACGGCACCGCCCTCGTGCCGGGATGGGTGCGGGCAAACCAAAGCTGGTGGTTCACCCACGACCGGCTGCGCAAGGCCTACCGGCTCCTCGAACGCCTCAGCCGGGCCGGGACTCTCTTCACGTACCTGCGTGCCGAACACGCCGGGCTCAACATTGCACCCACAACCAACCGAATCGAAGGCGGCACGAACGCCCAGCTCCGTCTAATCCTCCGGGCCCACCGCGGGATGAGCGAAGAGCACCAAAAG harbors:
- a CDS encoding HIRAN domain-containing protein; translation: MKSYRAGYVSAESAKEHLVPGPDGRPPLRLVSSNNGLDLALPSGQLVDYKTLALRHFSIFAFRVVGTGYYDDEDKPRRFRNGQRLGILREPGNEYDPNAVALTAGRPAAKIGYVNKQRAKWVAEMLDSGQELSAIVIQTKSSPRALITTPEMLEYLQRD
- a CDS encoding phage major capsid protein — protein: MAEIDLLRGGDSWQTDTRCGVAADPVRFDCPRQDGRQHGVNVADARGASGGLALGRPRTWAGCCSGPCRRRARCRLQLRDGGATGKFLLGDPAAGSAPNIWRIPRIVSPAVPAGRAILADWSRAVVAVREEATMAVDTSGPLFDKNQAKMRVESRLGFGVKVPSAFAVLDLSAS
- a CDS encoding site-specific integrase yields the protein MLSAVLAWAVETDRISRNPAAGVRLPRVAAPEQVYLSHAQVAELATAAEELTGRTTDGTLVRFLAYTGLRINEALALKVSALDLMRARAAVVATWTLDRVGKKVLGTPKTHEKRAVPLPRFLVAELQELTAGQSQDAHVFQTPTGEALNDHNWRNRVFNLAAHDADLDGLGVTPHKLRHTAASAAIGAGADVKVVQLMLGHKDATETLNTYGHLWPDRLDEVSAALETARTSALDATGNVSGMYPRTA
- a CDS encoding IS1249 family transposase, encoding MLCGSGLKRNGKTSAGRTRWRCTGCGASSTRTRPDVERRAQLGAFLGWLMGKSSQVECVREGADRSFRRRTGWCWNIAPQIPVTGEVHDQIQVDGIYVGSWCCLIAVAGDYVLGWQWCDTEKKAAWAALLARFPAPTVVITDGGAGIAAALSECWSETAVQRCQVHVQRNVRTYLTGRPRTEAGKALLRLGRALTRITTATEAAAWLGGLNDWYQDHGHLVRARTYRNGTALVPGWVRANQSWWFTHDRLRKAYRLLERLSRAGTLFTYLRAEHAGLNIAPTTNRIEGGTNAQLRLILRAHRGMSEEHQKRAIEWYLYLHSENPLPPAELIAAHHYELPRPKRTVITDGTPGPERYSAGLSAEEGLWARKGWAGRT